The following are from one region of the Nitrospirota bacterium genome:
- the hemL gene encoding glutamate-1-semialdehyde 2,1-aminomutase has protein sequence MNHRKSSLLFKKAKGIIPGGVNSPVRAFLAVGGTPIFISKAKGSKLYDVDGNSYIDYVLSWGPMILGHSQPDVISAIKSALQRGTSYGAPTPLEIELADLVIKAYPSMDKVRMVSSGTEATMSAIRVARGFTGKDKIVKFEGCYHGHADGLLVKAGSGATTLGVPDSPGVPESYAKNTITLPFNNINAFKSVIEKNYKSIACVIVEPVIGNIGCVLPKKGFLESLREITEKHGIVLIFDEVMTGFRVAFGGAQGHYGIKPDMTCLGKVIGGGLPVGAYGGKKEIMSMVAPEGPVYQAGTLSGNPIAMTAGIATIKILLRKGIYDTLDKKASLLEEGLKDASKRAGIKTKFYRAGTMFCTYFTDTEVIDYKTAKTSDTAKFARFFHGMLDRGINLAPSQFEAGFISLAHSKEDMEKTAKAAYETFKTL, from the coding sequence ATGAACCATAGAAAGTCTTCTCTGCTCTTCAAAAAGGCAAAGGGCATTATACCCGGAGGTGTAAACAGCCCTGTAAGGGCATTTCTTGCAGTTGGCGGAACTCCTATATTTATATCAAAGGCAAAAGGCTCAAAGCTTTATGATGTAGATGGAAACTCCTATATAGATTATGTTCTTTCATGGGGACCTATGATTTTAGGGCATAGCCAACCAGATGTTATATCTGCCATTAAATCAGCCCTTCAAAGAGGCACAAGCTATGGAGCACCCACTCCGCTTGAGATAGAGCTTGCAGATCTGGTTATAAAGGCATATCCCTCCATGGATAAGGTGAGAATGGTCTCATCAGGCACAGAGGCAACAATGTCTGCTATAAGGGTTGCCAGAGGCTTTACGGGAAAAGATAAGATTGTCAAGTTTGAAGGATGCTATCACGGACATGCAGATGGCCTTCTTGTAAAGGCAGGCTCGGGAGCAACGACATTAGGCGTTCCTGATAGTCCGGGTGTTCCGGAGTCATACGCAAAAAACACTATTACACTGCCTTTCAATAACATCAATGCATTTAAGTCTGTTATAGAAAAAAACTATAAGTCCATTGCCTGTGTGATTGTGGAGCCAGTTATCGGAAATATAGGCTGTGTGCTTCCAAAGAAGGGATTTCTTGAGTCCCTGAGAGAGATAACCGAAAAACATGGCATAGTCCTTATCTTCGATGAGGTAATGACAGGCTTCAGGGTAGCATTTGGAGGTGCACAAGGGCATTATGGAATAAAGCCTGATATGACATGTCTTGGAAAGGTCATTGGCGGCGGGCTTCCTGTTGGTGCTTATGGAGGTAAAAAAGAGATAATGTCAATGGTAGCACCCGAAGGGCCTGTTTATCAGGCAGGAACGCTTTCAGGAAACCCCATAGCCATGACAGCTGGAATTGCCACAATCAAAATTCTCCTAAGAAAGGGTATCTACGATACCCTCGATAAAAAGGCATCTTTACTTGAAGAAGGTCTTAAGGATGCCTCAAAAAGGGCAGGTATAAAGACAAAATTTTACAGGGCAGGCACGATGTTTTGCACATATTTTACTGACACCGAGGTTATTGACTATAAGACTGCAAAGACCTCTGATACTGCTAAGTTTGCAAGGTTTTTCCATGGCATGCTCGATAGGGGCATAAACCTTGCACCAAGCCAGTTCGAGGCAGGCTTTATATCTCTTGCACACTCTAAAGAAGACATGGAAAAGACCGCAAAAGCGGCATATGAAACCTTCAAAACTCTATAA
- a CDS encoding cytochrome c3 family protein, which produces MFKWLRRIGSFKGLISDIPFRGKLVIALLLVIILAGAGFGAFKFYDFTQNNPRFCLSCHLMEPAFKAWEVSEHKGLNCHECHHLSITDQNRLLISFVLKRPTKVPPRHGKIIVPWKFCIKCHWEKDERFEKAKPINKSRLHAKHYFMEQIECSKCHGYIVHRFTPEERFCMNCHTGKEVHGMGMEKLACLNCHTDRMPDLKPGRKKCLFCHGKEEIRKELIRDGTIDVLRYQPSPETIEKAIKVNIPENAPMQFHCYECHKPHEKIRPDWGDCLNCHRNILDIGRHDLHIKVVGMKCKDCHKPHIWRVTGKSARKNCTTCHEYREPKRFISASP; this is translated from the coding sequence TTGTTTAAGTGGTTAAGGAGAATTGGTTCGTTTAAGGGATTAATATCCGACATACCCTTCAGGGGAAAGCTCGTTATAGCCCTGCTTTTAGTCATAATACTTGCAGGTGCCGGATTTGGGGCATTCAAGTTTTATGATTTCACACAGAACAATCCAAGGTTCTGCCTGAGCTGTCATCTCATGGAGCCTGCATTCAAGGCATGGGAGGTAAGCGAGCATAAAGGACTTAACTGTCACGAATGCCACCACCTTTCGATAACCGACCAGAATAGACTCCTTATAAGCTTTGTGCTTAAAAGGCCAACAAAGGTCCCTCCAAGACATGGAAAGATAATTGTGCCATGGAAATTCTGTATCAAATGCCACTGGGAAAAAGACGAAAGATTCGAGAAAGCCAAGCCCATAAACAAGTCAAGGCTTCATGCAAAACACTACTTTATGGAGCAGATAGAGTGCTCAAAATGCCATGGATATATCGTCCATAGATTCACGCCTGAGGAAAGATTCTGTATGAACTGCCATACAGGCAAGGAAGTTCATGGCATGGGCATGGAAAAGCTTGCCTGTCTTAACTGTCATACAGACAGGATGCCTGACCTCAAACCCGGAAGGAAAAAATGTCTTTTCTGTCATGGGAAAGAAGAGATAAGAAAAGAGCTCATAAGAGACGGCACCATAGATGTGCTTCGCTATCAGCCATCTCCTGAGACCATCGAGAAGGCAATAAAGGTAAATATACCTGAGAATGCACCTATGCAGTTTCACTGCTATGAATGCCATAAGCCTCATGAAAAAATCAGGCCTGATTGGGGAGATTGTCTTAACTGCCATAGAAACATACTCGATATTGGAAGACATGACCTTCATATAAAAGTAGTTGGCATGAAGTGCAAGGACTGCCATAAGCCACATATATGGCGGGTGACTGGGAAATCTGCAAGGAAAAACTGCACTACCTGCCATGAATACAGAGAGCCAAAGAGGTTTATATCTGCATCTCCCTAA
- a CDS encoding cytochrome c3 family protein, producing the protein MKSHLLRPLYVVVALVAIIFIARVIVVPSDFGVGEKGYMYGWHRKANEDEWKAFKVKFKNRDFCKDCHVSEYDSVMKSPHSIINCENCHGPAYEHPEEPPKLIINKEREHCLRCHSRLPYKQTERADIKGIIPDNHNPDIECVSCHNPHSPKGDAL; encoded by the coding sequence ATGAAAAGCCATTTGCTGAGACCTCTTTATGTGGTTGTTGCATTGGTTGCCATAATATTCATTGCGAGAGTCATTGTTGTGCCTTCTGATTTTGGGGTCGGGGAAAAGGGCTATATGTATGGCTGGCATAGAAAGGCAAATGAGGATGAGTGGAAGGCATTTAAAGTAAAATTCAAAAATAGGGATTTTTGTAAGGATTGTCATGTTAGTGAGTATGACTCGGTAATGAAATCTCCACATAGCATTATCAACTGCGAAAACTGTCATGGCCCTGCATATGAGCATCCAGAAGAGCCTCCAAAGCTCATTATAAATAAAGAGCGGGAGCACTGCCTAAGATGCCATAGCAGGCTTCCATATAAGCAGACGGAAAGGGCGGATATAAAAGGGATTATTCCTGATAATCATAATCCTGATATAGAATGTGTCTCATGCCATAACCCTCACAGCCCAAAAGGAGATGCATTGTGA
- a CDS encoding 4Fe-4S dicluster domain-containing protein — MSRRDFLKTGLMVGAGLGLSSILGKDILSSAGIITPKRWVFLVDTFKCVGCGLCVRACKLENEIPYDVPVTRTWVERYVVKKDGTVLADSPYGGRDGYLINNPQGIVVPQEDIAKAFFVPKLCNQCTNPPCVQVCPVGATYQTNDGVVLVDRKWCIGCGYCIMACPYGVRFFHPVHKVAEKCNFCYHRITKGMKPACEDACPFGARHIGDINDPAHPVADIIKTQRVSVLKDEFGTKPSVYYLGYDSLIR, encoded by the coding sequence ATTTCAAGAAGGGACTTCTTAAAGACAGGCTTGATGGTTGGAGCAGGATTGGGGCTTTCATCTATATTAGGAAAAGACATCCTAAGTAGTGCAGGTATTATAACCCCCAAAAGGTGGGTCTTTCTTGTGGATACCTTTAAGTGTGTGGGCTGTGGACTTTGCGTGAGGGCATGCAAGTTGGAAAACGAGATACCTTACGATGTCCCTGTAACAAGGACATGGGTTGAAAGATATGTTGTGAAAAAAGACGGCACAGTGCTTGCGGATTCACCATATGGCGGAAGAGATGGCTATCTCATAAATAACCCTCAGGGCATTGTTGTCCCTCAGGAAGACATAGCAAAGGCATTTTTTGTTCCAAAGCTCTGTAATCAGTGCACAAACCCGCCTTGTGTTCAGGTCTGCCCTGTTGGAGCTACCTATCAGACAAATGATGGGGTTGTGCTCGTTGACAGAAAATGGTGCATTGGCTGTGGATATTGCATTATGGCATGTCCATATGGAGTAAGGTTTTTCCATCCAGTCCATAAAGTAGCAGAGAAATGCAATTTCTGTTACCACAGGATTACCAAGGGCATGAAACCAGCATGTGAGGACGCATGCCCATTTGGTGCAAGACATATCGGAGACATAAACGACCCTGCCCACCCTGTGGCAGATATAATAAAAACACAAAGGGTTTCTGTTTTAAAAGATGAGTTTGGAACAAAGCCCTCTGTCTATTATTTGGGATATGATTCTCTTATTAGATGA